One genomic region from Capra hircus breed San Clemente chromosome 6, ASM170441v1, whole genome shotgun sequence encodes:
- the KIAA0232 gene encoding uncharacterized protein KIAA0232 homolog isoform X1, with protein MRPVCAVAVDGFPSASSSSSYPGPVSVSEMSLLHALGPVQTWLGQELEKCGIDAMIYTRYVLSLLLHDSCDYDLQEQENDIFLGWEKGAYKKWGKSKKKCSDLTLEEMKKQAAVQCLRSASDESSGIETLVEELCSRLKDLQSQQEEKIHKKLEGSPSAEAELPPAAKDQVEMYYEAFPPLSEKPVCLQEIMTVWNKSAVGSYSSSSSSSTAPPASTDTPSPKDCNSEGEVIRERSGDAPPASLHERTQSGRGHSEKENRFRNGPGEERPAPPPPSKKQSRHRPDGKPRPRSWSSGSSEAGSSSSGNQGEPKASAKCVKLRHKVREIRNKKGARSGQSRLSLKRGEKAERSPHAAGSSSSSGGGGSFRQLCKRGKRPLKELGRKEAGGAEGRDLFLESRTDREYKEEPLWYTEPIAEYFVPLSRKSKLETTYRNRQDAGDATSAAVEELSESVHGLCISNNNIHKTYLAAGTFIDGHFVEMPAVINEDIDLAGTSFCPLPEDDKYLDDIHLSELTHFYEVDIDQSMLDPGASETTQGESRILNMIRQKSKEKTDFEAECCIVLDGMELQGERAIWADCTSSVGAEGFLLQDLGSLAQFWECCSSSSGDADGESFAGDSPVRLSPTLDSTVLNPHLLAGNQELFSDINEGSGINSCFSVFEVQCSNSVLPFSFETLNLGNENTDSSANMLGKTQSRLLIWTKNSAFEENEHCSNLSTRTCSPWSHSEETRSDNETLNIQFEESTQFNAEDINYVVPRVSSNYVDEELLDFLQDETCQQNSRTLGEIPTLVFQKKSKLESICGIQLEQKTENKAFETTQVCGEGSPRGDGYSSGVMKDIWTKMADRNSAALLEIESVDDELFPTDVNNYCCCLDAEAPMEPLQEPSKAVQRSEYHLWEGQKETLEKRAFVSGELSKVDGGDYTTPSKPWDVAQDKENSFILGGVYGELKTFNSDGGWAVVPPSHAKGSLLQCAASDVVTIAGTDVFMTPGNSFAPGHRQLWKPFVSFEQSDQPKSGENGLNKGFSFIFHEDLLGACGNFQVEDPGLEYPFSSFDLSNPFSQVLHVECSFEPEGIASFSPSFKPKSILCSDSDSEVFHPRICDVDRTQYRAIRISPRTHFRPISASELSPGGGSESEFESERDEANVPIPSQVDAFEDPQADLKPLEEDAEKEGHYYGKSELESGKFLPRLKKSGMEKSAQTSLDSQEESAGVLPAGERSPCLECSMSGPLETGLESPEANCKIMAQCEEETNHPCSCRAGCQLPAYEDNPVSSGQLEEQFPVLNTDVHGMNRSQEKQTWWEKALYSPLFPASECEECYTNAKGENGIEEYPDVKEMPSNEERLLDFNRVSSVYEARCTAERDAGAQPNGFHRTPCSSAGSAAEDSGSEGGGEWADPGEEALFSRTHL; from the exons ATGCGCCCTGTCTGTGCAGTTGCTGTGGACGGTTTTCCATCTGCAAGCTCCTCCAGCTCTTACCCCGGCCCCGTCTCTGTCTCTGAAATGTCTCTGCTTCATGCTCTGGGTCCCGTGCAGACCTGGCTGGGACAAGAGCTGGAGAAATGTGGCATTGATGCCATGATTTATACTCGATACGTCCTCAGTCTTCTGCTGCATGACAGCTGTGACTACGACCTGCAGGAACAG GAGAATGACAtcttcctgggctgggaaaaagGAGCTTATAAGAAATGGGGAAAGAGTAAGAAAAAGTGCTCAGATCTAACTCTcgaagaaatgaaaaaacaggCTGCTGTCCAGTGTCTTCGATCTGCTTCTGATGAA AGCTCTGGCATTGAGACTTTAGTGGAGGAGCTCTGCTCCAGGCTGAAGGACCTGCAGAGCCAGCAAG AAGAGAAGATTCACAAGAAGTTAGAGGGGTCTCCCTCTGCAGAGGCAGAACTACCGCCCGCAGCGAAGGACCAAGTGGAAAT GTACTATGAAGCGTTTCCACCGCTGTCCGAGAAGCCAGTTTGCCTGCAGGAAATCATGACCGTGTGGAACAAGTCCGCAGTCGGCTCCTACTCGAGCTCGTCCTCCTCGTCCACAGCCCCTCCAGCCAGCACAGACACGCCCTCCCCCAAGGACTGCAACAGCGAAGGCGAGGTCATCCGGGAGAGAAGCGGCGACGCGCCGCCCGCCAGCCTGCACGAGAGAACGCAGAGCGGCCGCGGCCACAGCGAGAAGGAGAACAGGTTCAGGAACGGGCCCGGCGAAGAGcggcccgcgccgccgccgccgtccaAGAAGCAGAGCCGGCACCGGCCAGACGGGAAGCCGCGCCCGCGCTCCTGGTCATCCGGCTCCAGCGAAGCCGGCTCGAGCTCCAGCGGGAACCAGGGGGAGCCCAAGGCGTCCGCGAAGTGCGTGAAGTTGAGGCACAAGGTGCGGGAGATCCGGAACAAGAAAGGTGCGCGCAGCGGGCAGAGCCGGCTCTCGCTGAAGCGCGGCGAGAAGGCAGAGAGAAGCCCGCATGCCGccgggagcagcagcagcagcggcggcggcggctccttCCGACAGCTGTGCAAGCGAGGCAAGCGGCCGCTGAAGGAGCTGGGCAGGAAGGAGGCGGGGGGCGCCGAGGGCAGAGACCTGTTCCTGGAGAGCAGGACGGACAGGGAGTACAAGGAGGAGCCGCTGTGGTACACCGAGCCCATCGCCGAGTACTTCGTCCCTCTGAGCAGGAAAAGCAAGCTGGAGACCACATACCGCAACAGGCAAGACGCCGGCGACGCGACCTCAGCGGCTGTGGAGGAGCTGTCCGAGTCAGTGCACGGCCTCTGCATCAGCAACAATAATATTCATAAAACATACCTCGCAGCAGGTACTTTCATCGATGGCCATTTTGTAGAAATGCCTGCAGTCATAAATGAGGATATCGACCTCGCTGGGACCTCATTCTGTCCTCTGCCAGAGGACGACAAATACTTGGATGATATTCATCTGTCAGAATTAACACACTTCTACGAAGTGGATATTGACCAATCCATGTTGGATCCTGGTGCCTCAGAAACCACGCAAGGAGAAAGTCGGATTTTAAATATGATTCgacaaaaaagcaaagagaagacaGATTTTGAGGCAGAATGTTGCATAGTGTTAGATGGAATGGAGTTGCAAGGGGAACGTGCAATATGGGCAGACTGTACCAGCTCTGTGGGCGCTGAGGGCTTTCTCCTGCAAGACCTTGGCAGCCTGGCCCAGTTCTGGGAGTGCTGTTCGTCCAGCTCTGGCGATGCCGACGGGGAGAGTTTTGCGGGAGACTCCCCGGTTCGACTCTCCCCGACCTTAGACAGCACAGTGCTCAATCCGCATTTGCTGGCCGGCAATCAAGAGCTCTTTTCAGATATTAATGAAGGATCTGGTATAAACTCCTGTTTTTCAGTGTTTGAAGTGCAATGCAGTAATTCTgttttaccattttcttttgaAACACTCAACTTGggaaatgaaaatacagattCTAGTGCTAACATGCTTGGGAAAACACAGTCTAGATTACTAATATGGACCAAAAATAGTGCCTTTGAAGAAAATGAACACTGTTCTAATCTTTCAACAAGAACTTGCAGTCCGTGGTCCCATTCAGAAGAAACACGTTCAGACAATGAGACGTTAAATATCCAGTTTGAAGAATCCACACAGTTTAACGCAGAGGACATTAATTATGTAGTTCCTAGAGTCTCGTCCAATTATGTAGATGAAGAACTCCTAGATTTTTTGCAGGATGAAACTTGCCAGCAAAACAGTAGGACTTTAGGAGAAATCCCAACGTTAGTTTTCCAAAAAAAATCGAAACTAGAATCTATCTGTGGTATTCAGCTAGAACAAAAAACAGAGAACAAAGCCTTCGAAACTACGCAAGTGTGTGGTGAAGGCAGTCCGCGTGGAGATGGCTACAGCTCAGGGGTTATGAAAGACATTTGGACAAAGATGGCAGATAGAAATTCTGCAGCTCTGCTAGAAATAGAAAGCGTTGATGATGAGTTGTTTCCGACAGATGTAAATAACTACTGCTGCTGTTTGGATGCTGAGGCTCCAATGGAGCCCCTCCAGGAGCCAAGCAAGGCCGTGCAGAGATCAGAATACCATCTGTGGGAGGGCCAgaaagagaccctggagaagagagccTTTGTGTCCGGCGAGCTGTCCAAGGTGGATGGCGGGGACTACACCACCCCCTCGAAACCTTGGGACGTGGCCCAAGACAAAGAGAACTCATTCATCCTGGGAGGAGTTTATGGGGAGCTCAAAACCTTTAACAGCGATGGGGGGTGGGCAGTTGTACCGCCCAGTCACGCCAAAGGGAGCTTGCTGCAGTGTGCCGCTTCCGACGTGGTGACCATAGCGGGGACAGATGTCTTTATGACCCCCGGAAACAGCTTCGCTCCTGGCCACAGGCAGTTATGGAAGCCCTTTGTGTCCTTCGAACAGAGCGACCAGCCGAAGAGCGGGGAAAACGGATTGAATAAGGGATTTTCCTTCATCTTCCATGAAGACTTACTAGGAGCTTGTGGCAACTTTCAAGTTGAAGACCCTGGACTCGAGTatcccttctcttcctttgaCTTAAGCAATCCATTTTCACAGGTTCTCCACGTAGAGTGTTCCTTTGAACCTGAAGGGATTGCGTCTTTCAGTCCAAGCTTCAAACCGAAATCGATCCTCTGCTCCGATTCCGACAGCGAAGTTTTCCACCCCAGGATATGCGACGTCGACAGAACGCAGTACCGGGCTATCCGGATCTCCCCCAGGACTCACTTTCGCCCCATCTCTGCATCTGAACTCTCCCCCGGAGGAGGAAGCGAGTCAGAATTTGAATCCGAGAGAGACGAAGCAAATGTTCCCATTCCTTCTCAAGTCGACGCATTCGAAGATCCACAGGCAGATCTCAAACCGCTGGAAGAGGACGCAGAGAAAGAAGGCCATTACTATGGGAAGTCCGAGCTTGAGTCTGGGAAGTTCCTCCCCAGGCTAAAGAAGTCTGGGATGGAGAAGAGTGCCCAGACGTCCCTGGATTCCCAGGAGGAGTCGGCCGGGGTCCTGCCGGCAGGAGAGCGGAGCCCGTGTCTGGAGTGCAGCATGAGCGGGCCTCTGGAGACAGGCCTGGAAAGCCCAGAAGCGAACTGTAAAATAATGGCACAGTGTGAGGAAGAGACTAACCATCCCTGCAGCTGCAGAGCAGGCTGCCAGCTCCCTGCTTATGAAGATAATCCAGTTTCTTCAGGACAGCTGGAAGAG
- the KIAA0232 gene encoding uncharacterized protein KIAA0232 homolog isoform X3, with translation MRPVCAVAVDGFPSASSSSSYPGPVSVSEMSLLHALGPVQTWLGQELEKCGIDAMIYTRYVLSLLLHDSCDYDLQEQENDIFLGWEKGAYKKWGKSKKKCSDLTLEEMKKQAAVQCLRSASDESSGIETLVEELCSRLKDLQSQQEEKIHKKLEGSPSAEAELPPAAKDQVEMYYEAFPPLSEKPVCLQEIMTVWNKSAVGSYSSSSSSSTAPPASTDTPSPKDCNSEGEVIRERSGDAPPASLHERTQSGRGHSEKENRFRNGPGEERPAPPPPSKKQSRHRPDGKPRPRSWSSGSSEAGSSSSGNQGEPKASAKCVKLRHKVREIRNKKGARSGQSRLSLKRGEKAERSPHAAGSSSSSGGGGSFRQLCKRGKRPLKELGRKEAGGAEGRDLFLESRTDREYKEEPLWYTEPIAEYFVPLSRKSKLETTYRNRQDAGDATSAAVEELSESVHGLCISNNNIHKTYLAAGTFIDGHFVEMPAVINEDIDLAGTSFCPLPEDDKYLDDIHLSELTHFYEVDIDQSMLDPGASETTQGESRILNMIRQKSKEKTDFEAECCIVLDGMELQGERAIWADCTSSVGAEGFLLQDLGSLAQFWECCSSSSGDADGESFAGDSPVRLSPTLDSTVLNPHLLAGNQELFSDINEGSGINSCFSVFEVQCSNSVLPFSFETLNLGNENTDSSANMLGKTQSRLLIWTKNSAFEENEHCSNLSTRTCSPWSHSEETRSDNETLNIQFEESTQFNAEDINYVVPRVSSNYVDEELLDFLQDETCQQNSRTLGEIPTLVFQKKSKLESICGIQLEQKTENKAFETTQVCGEGSPRGDGYSSGVMKDIWTKMADRNSAALLEIESVDDELFPTDVNNYCCCLDAEAPMEPLQEPSKAVQRSEYHLWEGQKETLEKRAFVSGELSKVDGGDYTTPSKPWDVAQDKENSFILGGVYGELKTFNSDGGWAVVPPSHAKGSLLQCAASDVVTIAGTDVFMTPGNSFAPGHRQLWKPFVSFEQSDQPKSGENGLNKGFSFIFHEDLLGACGNFQVEDPGLEYPFSSFDLSNPFSQVLHVECSFEPEGIASFSPSFKPKSILCSDSDSEVFHPRICDVDRTQYRAIRISPRTHFRPISASELSPGGGSESEFESERDEANVPIPSQVDAFEDPQADLKPLEEDAEKEGHYYGKSELESGKFLPRLKKSGMEKSAQTSLDSQEESAGVLPAGERSPCLECSMSGPLETGLESPEANCKIMAQCEEETNHPCSCRAGCQLPAYEDNPVSSGQLEEQFPVLNTDVHGMNRSQEKQTWWEKALYSPLFPASECEGVFCL, from the exons ATGCGCCCTGTCTGTGCAGTTGCTGTGGACGGTTTTCCATCTGCAAGCTCCTCCAGCTCTTACCCCGGCCCCGTCTCTGTCTCTGAAATGTCTCTGCTTCATGCTCTGGGTCCCGTGCAGACCTGGCTGGGACAAGAGCTGGAGAAATGTGGCATTGATGCCATGATTTATACTCGATACGTCCTCAGTCTTCTGCTGCATGACAGCTGTGACTACGACCTGCAGGAACAG GAGAATGACAtcttcctgggctgggaaaaagGAGCTTATAAGAAATGGGGAAAGAGTAAGAAAAAGTGCTCAGATCTAACTCTcgaagaaatgaaaaaacaggCTGCTGTCCAGTGTCTTCGATCTGCTTCTGATGAA AGCTCTGGCATTGAGACTTTAGTGGAGGAGCTCTGCTCCAGGCTGAAGGACCTGCAGAGCCAGCAAG AAGAGAAGATTCACAAGAAGTTAGAGGGGTCTCCCTCTGCAGAGGCAGAACTACCGCCCGCAGCGAAGGACCAAGTGGAAAT GTACTATGAAGCGTTTCCACCGCTGTCCGAGAAGCCAGTTTGCCTGCAGGAAATCATGACCGTGTGGAACAAGTCCGCAGTCGGCTCCTACTCGAGCTCGTCCTCCTCGTCCACAGCCCCTCCAGCCAGCACAGACACGCCCTCCCCCAAGGACTGCAACAGCGAAGGCGAGGTCATCCGGGAGAGAAGCGGCGACGCGCCGCCCGCCAGCCTGCACGAGAGAACGCAGAGCGGCCGCGGCCACAGCGAGAAGGAGAACAGGTTCAGGAACGGGCCCGGCGAAGAGcggcccgcgccgccgccgccgtccaAGAAGCAGAGCCGGCACCGGCCAGACGGGAAGCCGCGCCCGCGCTCCTGGTCATCCGGCTCCAGCGAAGCCGGCTCGAGCTCCAGCGGGAACCAGGGGGAGCCCAAGGCGTCCGCGAAGTGCGTGAAGTTGAGGCACAAGGTGCGGGAGATCCGGAACAAGAAAGGTGCGCGCAGCGGGCAGAGCCGGCTCTCGCTGAAGCGCGGCGAGAAGGCAGAGAGAAGCCCGCATGCCGccgggagcagcagcagcagcggcggcggcggctccttCCGACAGCTGTGCAAGCGAGGCAAGCGGCCGCTGAAGGAGCTGGGCAGGAAGGAGGCGGGGGGCGCCGAGGGCAGAGACCTGTTCCTGGAGAGCAGGACGGACAGGGAGTACAAGGAGGAGCCGCTGTGGTACACCGAGCCCATCGCCGAGTACTTCGTCCCTCTGAGCAGGAAAAGCAAGCTGGAGACCACATACCGCAACAGGCAAGACGCCGGCGACGCGACCTCAGCGGCTGTGGAGGAGCTGTCCGAGTCAGTGCACGGCCTCTGCATCAGCAACAATAATATTCATAAAACATACCTCGCAGCAGGTACTTTCATCGATGGCCATTTTGTAGAAATGCCTGCAGTCATAAATGAGGATATCGACCTCGCTGGGACCTCATTCTGTCCTCTGCCAGAGGACGACAAATACTTGGATGATATTCATCTGTCAGAATTAACACACTTCTACGAAGTGGATATTGACCAATCCATGTTGGATCCTGGTGCCTCAGAAACCACGCAAGGAGAAAGTCGGATTTTAAATATGATTCgacaaaaaagcaaagagaagacaGATTTTGAGGCAGAATGTTGCATAGTGTTAGATGGAATGGAGTTGCAAGGGGAACGTGCAATATGGGCAGACTGTACCAGCTCTGTGGGCGCTGAGGGCTTTCTCCTGCAAGACCTTGGCAGCCTGGCCCAGTTCTGGGAGTGCTGTTCGTCCAGCTCTGGCGATGCCGACGGGGAGAGTTTTGCGGGAGACTCCCCGGTTCGACTCTCCCCGACCTTAGACAGCACAGTGCTCAATCCGCATTTGCTGGCCGGCAATCAAGAGCTCTTTTCAGATATTAATGAAGGATCTGGTATAAACTCCTGTTTTTCAGTGTTTGAAGTGCAATGCAGTAATTCTgttttaccattttcttttgaAACACTCAACTTGggaaatgaaaatacagattCTAGTGCTAACATGCTTGGGAAAACACAGTCTAGATTACTAATATGGACCAAAAATAGTGCCTTTGAAGAAAATGAACACTGTTCTAATCTTTCAACAAGAACTTGCAGTCCGTGGTCCCATTCAGAAGAAACACGTTCAGACAATGAGACGTTAAATATCCAGTTTGAAGAATCCACACAGTTTAACGCAGAGGACATTAATTATGTAGTTCCTAGAGTCTCGTCCAATTATGTAGATGAAGAACTCCTAGATTTTTTGCAGGATGAAACTTGCCAGCAAAACAGTAGGACTTTAGGAGAAATCCCAACGTTAGTTTTCCAAAAAAAATCGAAACTAGAATCTATCTGTGGTATTCAGCTAGAACAAAAAACAGAGAACAAAGCCTTCGAAACTACGCAAGTGTGTGGTGAAGGCAGTCCGCGTGGAGATGGCTACAGCTCAGGGGTTATGAAAGACATTTGGACAAAGATGGCAGATAGAAATTCTGCAGCTCTGCTAGAAATAGAAAGCGTTGATGATGAGTTGTTTCCGACAGATGTAAATAACTACTGCTGCTGTTTGGATGCTGAGGCTCCAATGGAGCCCCTCCAGGAGCCAAGCAAGGCCGTGCAGAGATCAGAATACCATCTGTGGGAGGGCCAgaaagagaccctggagaagagagccTTTGTGTCCGGCGAGCTGTCCAAGGTGGATGGCGGGGACTACACCACCCCCTCGAAACCTTGGGACGTGGCCCAAGACAAAGAGAACTCATTCATCCTGGGAGGAGTTTATGGGGAGCTCAAAACCTTTAACAGCGATGGGGGGTGGGCAGTTGTACCGCCCAGTCACGCCAAAGGGAGCTTGCTGCAGTGTGCCGCTTCCGACGTGGTGACCATAGCGGGGACAGATGTCTTTATGACCCCCGGAAACAGCTTCGCTCCTGGCCACAGGCAGTTATGGAAGCCCTTTGTGTCCTTCGAACAGAGCGACCAGCCGAAGAGCGGGGAAAACGGATTGAATAAGGGATTTTCCTTCATCTTCCATGAAGACTTACTAGGAGCTTGTGGCAACTTTCAAGTTGAAGACCCTGGACTCGAGTatcccttctcttcctttgaCTTAAGCAATCCATTTTCACAGGTTCTCCACGTAGAGTGTTCCTTTGAACCTGAAGGGATTGCGTCTTTCAGTCCAAGCTTCAAACCGAAATCGATCCTCTGCTCCGATTCCGACAGCGAAGTTTTCCACCCCAGGATATGCGACGTCGACAGAACGCAGTACCGGGCTATCCGGATCTCCCCCAGGACTCACTTTCGCCCCATCTCTGCATCTGAACTCTCCCCCGGAGGAGGAAGCGAGTCAGAATTTGAATCCGAGAGAGACGAAGCAAATGTTCCCATTCCTTCTCAAGTCGACGCATTCGAAGATCCACAGGCAGATCTCAAACCGCTGGAAGAGGACGCAGAGAAAGAAGGCCATTACTATGGGAAGTCCGAGCTTGAGTCTGGGAAGTTCCTCCCCAGGCTAAAGAAGTCTGGGATGGAGAAGAGTGCCCAGACGTCCCTGGATTCCCAGGAGGAGTCGGCCGGGGTCCTGCCGGCAGGAGAGCGGAGCCCGTGTCTGGAGTGCAGCATGAGCGGGCCTCTGGAGACAGGCCTGGAAAGCCCAGAAGCGAACTGTAAAATAATGGCACAGTGTGAGGAAGAGACTAACCATCCCTGCAGCTGCAGAGCAGGCTGCCAGCTCCCTGCTTATGAAGATAATCCAGTTTCTTCAGGACAGCTGGAAGAG